From Rhizobium favelukesii, the proteins below share one genomic window:
- a CDS encoding PAS domain-containing sensor histidine kinase, producing the protein MSEMMHSLGEQAEGGTHADSCPLYSGERKPVGSKATAEKPGMLARVARVFAAGTAMASIAPPVFAQVEADAIASAHLFTSSQVVGLSVVIGVISAALLSTLWVVRQRGNLESESREIRSALSDAQQRISQYQALIADKNRRIVIWDGNERPELIGQLPAETGAPQDSEFLAFGLWLKPRSASELERAIDRLRGSAHSFDMVVETHREEILEAQGRVSGGRAFVRFVALNNLRAELAELKIERDRLLSSISAFQSMLDAIDLPAWQRDTEGRLTWANHAYGEAVEATTPEQAIDEGREFLTTVARERIRATATTESPFHDKISTVVRGNRTFFDVVDVKVPGGSAGIAVDVSGIEAVRAELERTLKSHAETLDHLATPVAIFDGDRRLQFYNQAFVSLWKLDIAFLESRPDNAELLERLRAAKKLPDQLNWKSWKETALSVYRALDTQSDLWHLPNGQTLRVFATAHPQGGATWVFENLTEQVDLETRYNTLLKVQGETIDHLSEGVAVFGPDGRIRLSNPAFRALWGITEAEAKPSTHIRALGEACSQSYDRADGWKTFAELITSFDDERRSSQGTLELFSGLVLDYAVIPLPNAQTMLTFVNMTDSVRAERALTEKNEALRKADELKNDFVQHVSYELRSPLTNIIGFTDLLRTPGLGPLNDRQAEYIDHISTSSSVLLTLVNDILDLATVDAGIMRLNYSPIDLGDLLDDVSMQIADRLQESGVTLEITAPAHLGSIVADPQRLKQILVKLLSNAANFSPEGSSVSLECRREGTDFVFSVSDRGPGISQDMIANVFDRFATGAKSGKRGGAGLGLSIVDSFVSLHHGTVTIDSQPGKGTIVTCRIPSVDLPTSVAAE; encoded by the coding sequence ATGTCGGAAATGATGCACAGCCTGGGCGAACAGGCAGAGGGCGGCACTCACGCTGACTCCTGCCCGCTCTACTCAGGTGAACGGAAACCCGTCGGCTCAAAGGCCACCGCCGAGAAGCCGGGGATGCTCGCTCGCGTGGCGCGGGTCTTTGCCGCCGGCACCGCAATGGCATCGATTGCGCCTCCGGTGTTCGCTCAGGTCGAAGCCGACGCTATCGCGTCCGCGCACCTTTTCACGTCATCGCAGGTTGTCGGCCTCTCCGTTGTTATCGGTGTGATCTCGGCCGCGTTACTTTCGACCCTTTGGGTCGTGCGCCAGCGCGGCAATCTTGAAAGCGAAAGCCGCGAGATCCGCTCGGCTCTCTCCGACGCGCAACAGCGCATTTCGCAATATCAGGCGCTGATTGCGGACAAGAATCGCCGGATCGTCATCTGGGATGGAAATGAGCGCCCTGAGCTGATCGGTCAGCTGCCGGCGGAAACCGGAGCGCCGCAGGATAGCGAGTTCCTTGCCTTCGGGCTGTGGCTGAAGCCGCGCTCTGCGTCCGAACTTGAGCGCGCAATCGACCGCCTGCGTGGGTCAGCTCATAGCTTCGACATGGTCGTTGAAACCCACCGCGAGGAAATCCTTGAAGCGCAGGGCAGGGTTTCCGGCGGCCGTGCATTCGTCCGCTTTGTGGCGCTGAACAATCTTCGAGCCGAGCTTGCCGAGCTTAAGATCGAGCGCGACAGACTGTTGTCCTCAATCTCGGCGTTTCAGAGCATGCTCGATGCAATCGATCTCCCAGCCTGGCAGCGTGATACCGAAGGTCGGCTGACCTGGGCCAACCACGCCTACGGCGAAGCTGTCGAGGCCACCACGCCGGAGCAAGCCATCGACGAGGGGCGGGAATTCCTGACGACAGTTGCCCGCGAACGCATCCGCGCCACGGCCACCACCGAGTCGCCTTTCCACGACAAGATTTCGACCGTAGTGCGCGGCAACCGCACCTTCTTTGACGTTGTCGATGTGAAAGTCCCAGGCGGCTCCGCCGGAATAGCCGTCGATGTTTCAGGCATCGAAGCTGTTCGCGCAGAGCTCGAGCGGACGCTGAAGAGCCACGCCGAGACACTCGATCATCTCGCGACGCCGGTCGCGATCTTCGATGGCGACCGGCGCCTGCAGTTCTACAATCAGGCCTTCGTTTCTCTCTGGAAACTCGATATCGCCTTCCTCGAAAGCCGGCCCGACAATGCTGAACTGTTGGAGCGCCTGCGCGCTGCCAAGAAGCTGCCCGATCAGCTGAACTGGAAATCCTGGAAGGAAACCGCACTTTCGGTCTATCGGGCGCTCGATACCCAGTCGGACCTCTGGCATTTGCCAAACGGCCAGACGCTGCGGGTCTTCGCAACAGCGCATCCGCAAGGCGGCGCCACGTGGGTGTTCGAGAACCTGACCGAGCAGGTCGACCTTGAGACACGCTACAATACGCTTCTCAAGGTTCAGGGCGAGACGATTGACCATCTGTCGGAGGGTGTTGCCGTCTTTGGCCCCGACGGGCGTATTCGCCTCTCGAATCCTGCATTTCGCGCACTCTGGGGAATCACTGAGGCCGAGGCGAAGCCCAGCACGCATATCCGCGCCCTTGGCGAGGCATGCTCTCAGTCCTATGACCGTGCGGACGGATGGAAGACCTTCGCCGAGTTGATCACGAGCTTCGACGACGAGCGACGTTCCAGCCAGGGAACGCTCGAGCTGTTCTCAGGTCTCGTGCTCGACTATGCCGTCATTCCGTTGCCGAATGCACAGACGATGCTGACCTTCGTCAACATGACGGATAGCGTCCGTGCTGAGCGCGCCTTGACGGAAAAGAACGAAGCGCTGCGCAAGGCGGACGAGCTCAAGAATGACTTCGTCCAGCATGTTTCATATGAGCTGCGCTCGCCGCTGACCAACATCATCGGCTTTACCGATCTGCTGCGCACGCCGGGACTCGGACCGCTGAACGACCGGCAGGCGGAATACATCGATCACATCTCGACCTCCTCTTCGGTACTGCTGACGCTGGTCAACGATATCCTCGATCTTGCCACGGTCGACGCCGGCATCATGCGGCTCAATTACTCGCCGATCGATCTTGGCGACTTGCTCGACGACGTATCGATGCAGATTGCAGACAGGCTACAGGAAAGCGGCGTGACGCTGGAGATTACCGCGCCGGCGCATCTGGGCTCGATTGTTGCCGACCCGCAAAGACTGAAACAGATACTGGTGAAGTTGCTTTCCAACGCAGCCAACTTTTCACCGGAAGGCTCGTCAGTCTCGCTCGAATGCCGGCGCGAAGGGACGGATTTCGTCTTCTCCGTCAGCGATCGCGGCCCGGGTATTTCGCAGGACATGATCGCCAACGTGTTCGACCGATTCGCCACCGGTGCAAAGAGTGGGAAGAGGGGCGGCGCCGGACTCGGGCTCTCGATCGTCGACAGCTTCGTCAGTCTTCACCACGGGACGGTCACCATTGACAGTCAGCCAGGCAAGGGCACGATCGTGACCTGCCGGATTCCTTCGGTCGATCTCCCGACGTCCGTCGCAGCCGAATGA
- the ahcY gene encoding adenosylhomocysteinase: MSTEKDYVVADIGLADFGRKEITIAETEMPGLMSCRAEFGEAKPLKGARITGSLHMTIQTAVLIETLVALGAEVRWASCNIFSTQDHAAAAIAATGVPVFAIKGESLEDYWVYTDKIFQWADGGLSNMILDDGSDATMYILLGARAEAGENVLSNPHSEEEEILFAQIKKRLAASPGWFTKQRDAIKGVTEETTTGVNRLYQLSQKGLLPFPAINVNDSVTKSKFDNKYGCKESLVDGIRRGTDVMMAGKVAVVCGYGDVGKGSAASLQGAGARVKVTEVDPICALQAAMDGFEVVTLEDVVSSADIFITTTGNKDVIRIDHMRQMKDMAIVGNIGHFDNEIEVAALRNLKWTNIKPQVDLIEFPKGNRIILLSEGRLLNLGNATGHPSFVMSASFTNQTLAQIELFTKPGQYQNQVYILPKHLDEKVARLHLDKLGVKLTQLSEEQAAYIGVTPQGPFKADHYRY; this comes from the coding sequence ATGAGCACTGAAAAAGATTATGTCGTCGCCGACATCGGCCTCGCGGATTTCGGCCGCAAGGAAATCACGATCGCAGAAACCGAGATGCCGGGCCTGATGTCCTGCCGCGCCGAATTCGGCGAAGCAAAGCCGCTCAAGGGCGCGCGCATCACCGGTTCGCTGCACATGACGATCCAGACGGCCGTTCTCATCGAAACGCTGGTCGCGCTCGGCGCCGAAGTCCGCTGGGCGTCGTGCAACATCTTCTCGACGCAGGATCATGCCGCAGCAGCAATCGCTGCCACCGGCGTTCCGGTTTTCGCCATCAAGGGCGAGTCGTTGGAAGATTACTGGGTTTACACCGACAAGATCTTCCAGTGGGCTGACGGCGGCCTTTCCAACATGATCCTCGATGATGGCAGCGACGCCACGATGTACATCCTGCTGGGTGCGCGTGCTGAAGCCGGCGAGAACGTGCTGTCAAACCCGCATTCTGAAGAGGAAGAAATCCTCTTCGCACAGATCAAGAAGCGTCTGGCCGCATCGCCGGGCTGGTTCACAAAGCAGCGCGATGCCATCAAGGGCGTGACGGAAGAAACCACGACAGGCGTCAACCGCCTCTACCAGCTCAGCCAGAAAGGCCTCCTGCCCTTCCCGGCGATCAACGTCAACGATTCCGTCACCAAGTCGAAGTTCGACAACAAGTACGGCTGCAAGGAATCTCTGGTCGACGGCATCCGCCGTGGCACGGACGTGATGATGGCCGGCAAGGTCGCCGTTGTCTGCGGATACGGTGACGTTGGCAAGGGCTCGGCCGCTTCGCTTCAGGGAGCTGGCGCCCGCGTTAAGGTGACGGAAGTCGACCCGATCTGCGCACTTCAGGCTGCCATGGACGGTTTTGAAGTCGTCACGCTTGAAGACGTCGTGTCTTCCGCAGACATCTTCATCACCACGACCGGCAACAAGGATGTCATCCGCATCGACCACATGCGTCAGATGAAGGACATGGCGATCGTCGGTAACATCGGCCATTTCGACAACGAAATCGAAGTTGCGGCGTTGCGTAACCTGAAGTGGACCAACATCAAGCCGCAGGTCGACCTGATCGAATTCCCGAAGGGCAACCGCATCATCCTTCTCTCCGAAGGTCGTCTGCTCAACCTTGGCAATGCTACAGGCCATCCGTCTTTTGTCATGTCGGCTTCGTTCACCAACCAGACGCTGGCGCAGATCGAGCTCTTCACCAAGCCCGGCCAGTACCAGAACCAGGTCTACATCCTGCCGAAGCACCTCGACGAGAAGGTTGCGCGCCTGCATCTCGACAAGCTGGGCGTGAAGCTGACGCAGCTTTCTGAAGAACAGGCGGCCTACATCGGCGTCACGCCGCAAGGTCCGTTCAAGGCTGACCACTACAGATATTAA
- a CDS encoding HPr family phosphocarrier protein, whose amino-acid sequence MTALSREILIINKRGLHARASAKFVQLVENFDAAITVSKDGMTVGGTSIMGLMMLAASPGSSVLVSASGNQAAQALDALDELIQNRFGEEM is encoded by the coding sequence ATGACGGCACTCTCCCGAGAAATTCTGATCATCAACAAGCGCGGACTGCACGCGCGCGCTTCGGCCAAATTCGTTCAATTGGTCGAGAATTTCGATGCAGCGATTACCGTATCGAAAGACGGGATGACGGTCGGCGGGACTTCGATCATGGGCTTGATGATGCTGGCGGCGAGTCCCGGTTCAAGCGTCCTTGTTTCTGCCAGCGGCAACCAGGCAGCACAGGCGCTCGATGCGCTCGACGAGCTGATCCAGAACCGGTTCGGCGAGGAAATGTGA
- a CDS encoding PTS sugar transporter subunit IIA has translation MIGLVLVTHGKLAEEFRHAVEHVVGPQKFIETVCIGPEDDMDQRRQDILEAVSRADDGHGVVILTDMFGGTPSNLAISVMSSGHTEVIAGMNLPMLIKLAGVRGENNMEKALVEASEAGRKYINVASRVLSGK, from the coding sequence ATGATCGGACTTGTGCTTGTCACTCATGGCAAGCTGGCTGAAGAGTTTCGTCATGCGGTCGAACACGTCGTCGGTCCTCAGAAATTCATCGAAACGGTCTGTATCGGTCCCGAAGACGACATGGATCAGAGACGACAAGATATTCTGGAAGCAGTGTCCCGCGCCGACGACGGCCATGGAGTCGTCATCCTGACCGACATGTTCGGCGGCACCCCCTCCAACCTAGCAATATCCGTCATGAGCAGTGGCCACACGGAGGTCATTGCTGGCATGAACCTGCCGATGCTGATCAAGCTTGCCGGCGTACGCGGTGAGAACAATATGGAAAAGGCTCTCGTCGAAGCCTCCGAGGCCGGACGGAAATACATCAACGTCGCGAGCCGCGTCCTCAGTGGCAAATAG
- a CDS encoding HPr kinase/phosphorylase has translation MTDTPSNIHATAIVVGSTGLLFMGPSGWGKSMLAFACISQAQHIGMSAILVADDQVMISKQDGAVIATCPASIAGLIELRGTGIVRVPYIARAAMHYAVLPGSVSGEKRLPPEGERMTIANGMDLPVIRLLANTPLPLAVLMAKAPDIGQ, from the coding sequence ATGACGGACACGCCTTCGAACATCCACGCAACCGCTATCGTCGTCGGCAGCACCGGTCTTCTTTTCATGGGGCCTTCGGGATGGGGAAAGTCGATGCTCGCCTTTGCCTGCATCTCCCAAGCACAGCACATCGGCATGTCGGCGATACTGGTTGCCGACGATCAAGTGATGATCTCCAAACAGGATGGAGCCGTGATTGCCACCTGCCCTGCCTCGATTGCCGGTTTGATCGAATTGCGCGGCACCGGCATCGTCCGAGTGCCATACATCGCAAGGGCGGCGATGCATTATGCTGTCCTTCCTGGAAGCGTGTCCGGAGAGAAGCGGCTGCCGCCCGAGGGTGAGCGAATGACGATTGCCAACGGTATGGATCTGCCGGTCATTCGGTTGCTGGCAAACACGCCGTTGCCGCTGGCGGTGTTGATGGCAAAAGCGCCCGATATCGGACAGTAA
- a CDS encoding sensor histidine kinase, whose product MAQLVQERDLDEAEGVSSRRVRGRRWSHPFTIIRRIFGNAVFSSLTRRILFFNLAALVVLVGGILYLNQFREGLIDARVESLLTQGEIIAGAVSASASVDTNSITIDPEKLLELQAGQSITPVPNDEDLEFPIDPEKVAPVLRRLISPTRTRARIFDADANLLLDSRHLYSRGQVLRFDLPPVDDEEQTWSQWFTTIFNKVLQPGNLPLYKEAPGGDGSIYPEVMNALTGVRGAVVRTTEKGELIVSVAVPIQRFRAVLGVLLLSTQAGDIDNIVHAERLGIMRVFGVATLVNVLLSLVLSSTIANPLRRLSAAAIRVRRGAKEREEIPDFSARQDEIGNLSIALREMTTALYDRIDAIESFAADVSHELKNPLTSLRSAVETLPLAKTDDSKKRLLDVIQHDVRRLDRLISDISDASRLDAELARVDAGSVDLEILLRDLIDVSRQIRSRKKEVQIEFAIERKPGVKTRFVVNGHDLRIGQIVTNLIENARSFVPEHDGRITVRLVRTRSRCIVYVEDNGPGIQAENIDRIFERFYTDRPESEGFGQNSGLGLSISRQIAEAHGGSLRAENIIDPESERLLGARFILALPANTTA is encoded by the coding sequence TTGGCACAGTTGGTGCAGGAAAGGGATCTGGATGAGGCGGAAGGCGTAAGCAGTCGCCGCGTCAGGGGACGACGCTGGTCGCATCCCTTCACGATCATCCGCCGCATCTTCGGCAATGCCGTCTTTTCGAGCCTGACACGCCGCATCCTCTTCTTCAATCTCGCGGCGCTTGTCGTTCTCGTCGGCGGCATTCTCTACCTCAATCAGTTCCGCGAAGGGCTGATCGACGCCCGCGTCGAAAGCCTTCTGACGCAGGGGGAAATTATCGCGGGCGCCGTCTCGGCTTCCGCTTCGGTCGACACGAACTCGATCACGATCGACCCGGAAAAGCTGCTCGAACTGCAGGCTGGCCAGAGCATTACCCCGGTGCCGAACGACGAGGACCTCGAGTTCCCGATCGACCCGGAAAAGGTCGCGCCGGTCTTGCGCCGCTTGATTTCACCGACGAGAACCCGTGCGCGCATTTTCGATGCCGACGCCAACCTGCTACTCGACTCTCGCCACCTCTATTCGCGCGGCCAGGTCCTGCGTTTTGATCTACCGCCGGTCGATGACGAGGAGCAGACCTGGAGCCAGTGGTTCACGACGATCTTCAACAAGGTACTGCAGCCTGGAAACCTGCCGCTGTACAAGGAAGCGCCGGGCGGCGATGGCTCCATCTACCCCGAGGTGATGAACGCGCTGACCGGCGTGCGCGGCGCCGTGGTTCGCACCACCGAGAAGGGCGAGCTGATCGTTTCGGTCGCCGTTCCGATCCAGCGCTTCCGCGCTGTTCTCGGTGTGCTGCTGTTGTCCACGCAAGCGGGCGATATCGATAATATCGTCCACGCCGAGCGCCTCGGCATCATGCGCGTGTTCGGCGTCGCGACGCTTGTCAACGTTCTGCTGTCTCTCGTTCTCTCGTCGACAATCGCCAACCCATTGCGGCGTCTATCCGCCGCTGCCATCCGTGTTCGCCGCGGCGCAAAGGAACGCGAGGAAATTCCGGACTTTTCCGCACGTCAGGACGAGATCGGCAACCTTTCCATTGCGCTGCGCGAGATGACGACGGCACTCTACGACCGTATCGATGCGATCGAAAGCTTTGCGGCCGACGTCAGCCACGAACTGAAGAATCCGCTGACATCGCTGCGCAGCGCCGTCGAGACACTACCGCTCGCCAAAACGGACGATTCCAAGAAGCGGCTGCTTGATGTCATTCAACATGACGTTCGCCGCCTCGACCGCCTGATCAGCGATATTTCCGACGCCTCCCGTCTCGATGCCGAGTTGGCGCGGGTCGATGCAGGTTCGGTCGATCTGGAAATCCTGCTTCGCGACCTCATCGACGTGTCTCGGCAAATCCGCAGTCGCAAGAAAGAAGTGCAGATAGAGTTCGCCATCGAGCGCAAGCCGGGCGTCAAGACGCGCTTCGTGGTGAACGGCCACGACCTGCGCATCGGCCAGATCGTTACGAATCTGATAGAGAACGCGCGCTCCTTCGTACCGGAGCACGACGGCAGGATCACCGTGCGACTGGTTAGAACGCGCTCCCGCTGCATCGTTTACGTCGAGGACAACGGGCCGGGCATCCAGGCCGAAAATATCGATCGTATCTTTGAGCGCTTCTATACCGACAGACCGGAATCAGAGGGCTTCGGGCAGAATTCGGGCCTCGGTCTGTCGATCAGCCGCCAGATCGCCGAGGCGCATGGCGGTTCGCTGCGTGCGGAGAATATCATCGATCCGGAGAGCGAAAGGCTGCTCGGAGCGCGCTTCATCCTCGCCCTTCCAGCCAATACCACCGCATGA
- a CDS encoding response regulator transcription factor has protein sequence MPTIALVDDDRNILTSVSIALEAEGYKVETYTDGASALDGLLARPPHLAIFDIKMPRMDGMELLRRLRQKSDIPVIFLTSKDEEIDELFGLKMGADDFITKPFSQRLLVERVRAVLRRASSREAAAAAGGAAPKPGTAQQLARSLERGQLVMDQERHTCTWKGEPVTLTVTEFLILHSLAQRPGVVKSRDALMDAAYDEQVYVDDRTIDSHIKRLRKKFKMVDTDFDMIETLYGVGYRFREAA, from the coding sequence ATGCCGACAATCGCGCTCGTTGACGACGACCGCAATATCCTCACCTCGGTATCGATCGCACTCGAGGCCGAAGGATATAAGGTCGAGACCTATACCGATGGCGCCTCCGCCCTCGACGGTCTCCTCGCCCGCCCGCCGCATCTTGCCATCTTCGACATCAAGATGCCGCGCATGGACGGCATGGAACTCCTGCGCCGCCTGCGACAGAAATCCGACATCCCGGTTATCTTCCTCACCTCCAAGGATGAGGAAATCGATGAGCTGTTTGGCCTGAAGATGGGCGCCGACGACTTTATTACCAAGCCGTTCTCGCAACGTCTGCTGGTCGAGCGCGTGCGCGCCGTCCTGCGCCGCGCATCGAGCCGCGAGGCTGCCGCCGCGGCCGGCGGTGCTGCTCCAAAACCGGGCACTGCACAGCAGCTTGCTCGCTCGCTGGAGCGCGGCCAGCTGGTTATGGACCAGGAACGCCACACCTGCACCTGGAAAGGTGAGCCGGTGACGCTGACGGTGACCGAATTCCTCATTCTGCATTCGCTGGCCCAGCGTCCGGGCGTCGTCAAAAGCCGCGACGCATTGATGGATGCGGCTTATGACGAGCAGGTCTATGTCGACGATCGCACCATCGACAGCCACATCAAGCGGCTCCGCAAGAAATTCAAGATGGTCGATACCGACTTTGATATGATTGAAACGCTCTACGGAGTGGGGTACCGCTTCCGCGAAGCAGCCTGA
- a CDS encoding phosphoenolpyruvate carboxykinase, whose protein sequence is MELFGVHNPAIELATIGLGSANSARYNFTAASLYEESIRRGEAELTAHGALRALTGQHTGRSPRDKFVVRDANTDGQIWWDNNKPMSPENFALLKQDMLAHAHGKDLFVQDLIGGADENNALPTRVVTELAWHSLFIRNLLIRPERSTLESFAPKLTIINLPTFKADPERYGCRTETVIACDLTNGEVLIAGTFYAGEMKKSVFTVLNYLLPAKGVMPMHCSANVGPDGDAAVFFGLSGTGKTTLSADPARTLIGDDEHGWGEDGIFNFEGGCYAKTIRLSAEAEPEIYATTQRFGTVLENVVLNDQREPDFNDGSLTENTRCAYPLDFIPNASKTGLAGHPKTIIMLTADAFGVMPPIAKLTPDQAMYHFLSGYTAKVAGTERGVTEPEATFSTCFGAPFMPRHPSEYGNLLKDLIGRHGVECWLVNTGWTGGAYGTGKRMPIKATRTLLAAALSGELGKADFRVDPNFGFAVPVAVPGVEAAILDPRSTWQDPIGYDAQAGKLVTMFIENFAKFEGHVDGGVRDAAPGFRAAAE, encoded by the coding sequence ATGGAGCTGTTCGGAGTCCACAACCCGGCGATAGAGCTGGCGACGATCGGTTTGGGGAGTGCAAACAGCGCTCGCTATAATTTTACGGCCGCCTCCCTCTATGAAGAATCGATTCGCCGGGGTGAGGCTGAACTCACCGCCCATGGTGCATTGCGCGCCTTGACGGGTCAGCACACCGGTCGCTCGCCGAGGGACAAGTTCGTCGTTCGTGATGCCAACACCGATGGTCAGATCTGGTGGGACAACAACAAGCCGATGTCGCCGGAGAACTTCGCGCTCCTGAAGCAGGACATGCTCGCGCACGCCCACGGCAAGGATCTGTTCGTTCAGGATCTCATCGGCGGTGCCGATGAGAACAATGCGCTGCCGACGCGTGTCGTGACCGAGCTGGCCTGGCATTCGCTGTTCATTCGTAACCTGCTGATCCGCCCGGAGCGCTCGACCCTGGAATCTTTCGCTCCGAAGCTGACGATCATCAACCTGCCAACTTTCAAGGCAGACCCCGAGCGCTATGGCTGCCGCACGGAAACCGTCATCGCTTGCGATCTGACAAATGGTGAGGTGCTGATCGCCGGCACCTTTTACGCCGGCGAAATGAAGAAGTCGGTCTTCACTGTGCTGAACTATCTGCTCCCGGCAAAGGGCGTGATGCCGATGCACTGCTCGGCCAATGTCGGCCCGGATGGCGATGCCGCGGTCTTCTTCGGCCTCTCTGGCACCGGCAAGACGACGCTCTCGGCCGATCCAGCCCGTACGCTTATCGGCGACGACGAGCATGGCTGGGGCGAGGACGGCATCTTCAATTTCGAAGGCGGCTGCTACGCCAAAACCATCCGCTTGTCGGCGGAAGCGGAACCGGAAATCTATGCCACGACGCAGCGCTTCGGCACCGTTCTCGAAAACGTCGTTCTGAACGATCAGCGTGAACCTGATTTCAACGATGGATCGCTGACGGAAAACACGCGTTGCGCCTACCCGCTGGATTTCATTCCGAACGCCTCGAAGACCGGTCTTGCCGGTCATCCGAAGACGATCATTATGCTGACCGCGGATGCCTTCGGCGTCATGCCGCCGATCGCCAAATTGACGCCGGATCAGGCCATGTACCACTTCCTGTCGGGCTACACCGCCAAGGTGGCCGGCACCGAGCGGGGCGTGACCGAGCCAGAAGCGACCTTCTCGACCTGCTTCGGCGCGCCGTTCATGCCACGCCATCCGTCAGAATACGGCAATCTCCTGAAAGATCTCATCGGCCGCCACGGGGTCGAATGCTGGCTGGTCAACACCGGCTGGACCGGCGGGGCCTACGGCACCGGGAAGCGCATGCCGATCAAGGCAACGCGCACGCTGCTTGCCGCAGCGCTCTCGGGCGAACTCGGCAAGGCGGATTTCCGCGTTGATCCGAATTTCGGTTTCGCGGTTCCCGTCGCGGTGCCGGGCGTCGAGGCGGCGATCCTCGATCCGCGTTCCACGTGGCAGGATCCGATCGGCTATGACGCACAGGCCGGCAAGCTCGTGACGATGTTCATCGAGAACTTCGCCAAGTTCGAAGGCCATGTCGATGGCGGGGTGCGCGATGCGGCCCCGGGGTTTCGCGCCGCGGCTGAATGA
- the arfB gene encoding alternative ribosome rescue aminoacyl-tRNA hydrolase ArfB produces MASDPLYINDRITIAGWELTEQFVLAGGPGGQNVNKVSTSVQLFFNIPNSPSLNERVKVNAVKLAGKRLSKEGVLMIEASRFRSQDRNREDARERLKELILEAAKPPPPPRKKTKPTKGSIERRLKEKSGRAEVKKMRGRPFGD; encoded by the coding sequence ATGGCCAGCGACCCGCTTTACATCAACGATCGAATCACCATCGCCGGATGGGAGCTGACGGAGCAGTTCGTCCTGGCGGGTGGCCCCGGCGGGCAGAACGTCAACAAGGTCTCGACATCAGTCCAGTTGTTCTTCAACATTCCCAACTCACCCTCCTTGAACGAGCGCGTGAAGGTGAATGCCGTGAAGCTTGCTGGCAAGCGCCTGTCGAAAGAAGGTGTGCTGATGATCGAGGCAAGCCGCTTCCGCAGCCAAGATCGTAACCGCGAAGACGCGCGTGAGCGGCTGAAAGAGCTGATTCTCGAGGCGGCAAAACCGCCGCCGCCGCCCCGCAAGAAAACCAAGCCGACAAAAGGGTCGATCGAACGCCGGCTGAAGGAGAAATCGGGCCGCGCCGAGGTGAAGAAGATGCGTGGGCGCCCCTTCGGAGATTGA
- a CDS encoding alpha-ketoglutarate-dependent dioxygenase AlkB translates to MLKLPTGVSHLPDYLDRPRQQALVDIIRTIVADAPLFVPVMPGTGKPMSVRMTNCGPLGWVTDKQRGYRYQPTHPVTGKPWPDMPAELLEIWNDLSGYGKPPQACLVNFYSDEARMGLHQDKDEQDLAAPVVSISLGNGCLFRVGGLARNDRTLSFKLSSGDVVVLGAEGRLCFHGVDKIYPSTSTLLKNGGRINLTLRRITP, encoded by the coding sequence ATGCTTAAGCTGCCCACCGGCGTCAGTCACCTTCCGGACTATCTGGACCGACCGCGGCAGCAGGCATTGGTCGATATCATCCGGACGATCGTGGCGGACGCGCCGCTTTTCGTGCCCGTCATGCCCGGCACCGGCAAGCCGATGTCGGTGCGCATGACGAATTGCGGACCGCTCGGCTGGGTCACGGACAAGCAGCGCGGCTATCGCTACCAGCCGACCCACCCTGTCACGGGCAAGCCTTGGCCGGATATGCCCGCGGAACTGCTGGAAATCTGGAACGACCTGTCCGGCTACGGCAAGCCTCCACAGGCCTGTCTCGTCAACTTCTATTCCGACGAGGCGCGCATGGGCCTGCATCAGGACAAGGACGAGCAGGATCTCGCCGCGCCCGTCGTGTCGATATCGCTTGGCAATGGTTGCCTCTTCCGCGTCGGCGGCCTCGCGCGCAACGACCGCACGCTCTCCTTCAAGCTATCGAGTGGCGATGTCGTTGTCTTGGGTGCGGAAGGGCGGCTATGTTTCCACGGCGTCGACAAAATCTATCCGTCGACCTCGACGCTGCTAAAGAATGGCGGTCGTATTAACCTGACGCTTCGTCGGATAACACCTTAG